Proteins encoded by one window of Xiphias gladius isolate SHS-SW01 ecotype Sanya breed wild chromosome 15, ASM1685928v1, whole genome shotgun sequence:
- the caly gene encoding calcyon neuron-specific vesicular protein has protein sequence MVKLGSNLSEKLEKQQSADDGFDNIPLITPLEVKQLQQPFADKIIVKTSTQYQLQQKKKNKLYVPNINKLNINFYSDVSEKAKITGLILITLAFLTSLLLLFMYKAMWYDQLTCPEGFILRQKHCTPAALEMYYTEHQQQQQQQQQQQQNEPGVYGGTDTGLYTALSRLNQVKRTGPELPSPWLPVIGALEEAEVAKQGREPPKGALEREE, from the exons ATGGTGAAGCTGGGCAGCAATCTGTCGGAGAAGCTGGAGAAGCAGCAGTCTGCGGACGATGGCTTTGACAACATCCCCCTCATCACTCCTCTGGAGGTcaagcagctccagcagcctTTCGCAGACAAG atcATTGTGAAGACATCCACACAGtaccagctgcagcagaagaagaagaacaagctGTACGTGCCGAACATCAACAAACTGAATATCAACTTCTACAGTGATGTTTCAGAGAAAGCCAAG ATCACAGGTCTGATCCTCATCACTTTGGCCTTCTTGACCAGCcttctcctcctgttcatgTACAAAGCCATGTGGTACGACCAACTTACCTGCCCGGAGGGTTTTATCCTTAGG CAGAAGCACTGCACCCCGGCAGCTCTGGAGATGTACTACACagaacaccagcagcagcagcagcagcagcagcagcagcaacagaatGAGCCAGGCGTCTACGGCGGCACCGACACCGGGCTGTACACCGCTCTCAGCCGCCTCAACCAGGTCAAGAGGACTGGACCTGAGCTGCCATCGCCATGGTTACCAGTCATCGGCGCTCTGGAGGAGGCTGAGGTGGCCAAACAGGGCAGAGAGCCGCCGAAGGGAGcgctggagag